GTTCTCGAAGGTCCGTCGCCAAAATCATTCACGAGATTTTTGGCGATGTGTTCCGCTGTATCCCAATCCCGTTTCAAATATGCATTGAAAGCCGATTCATAGAGTTCTTTCAACTTCATCTGCTCTGGCGTTTCCTCACCACCCTTTGCCATGATTTCAAAAACAAGGGTGGGTATGTCTTTTCCCTTCACTTTCAGAAAGTCTATTTTCCTGCCGAACACGGCGCAGCCCGCCGCCATAAACGCAGGTTCGGCGGCCAGTATCCGTGTCCCGTAAGCCTTGTTGAGCCCCTCGAGCCGGGACGCCTGGTTCACCGCGTCGCCTATCGCCGTGTAATCGAAACGGTCTTTCGACCCCATGTTGCCCACTACACACTCGCCTGTGTTCAGGCCGACCCGCATGTCCACAGCCGGCCCCCCCGAGGCCGTCAGCGCCGCGCGGAAAACGTCCAGCTTCTTCAAGCACTCGATGGCGGAAATACATGCAAGCCCCGCGTGGTTTTCCTGATCCAATGGCGCTCCCCAGAATGCCATCACAGCGTCGCCTATGTATTTGTCCACAGTGCCGTCGTGGAGGGTGATGGTGTCCGCCATAAGCGTGGTGTATTCGTTTAGCATGTGGACAAGGCCGGACGGCGGCAAAGTTTCGGACAGCGTAGTGAACCCGACCAGGTCCGAGAAAAACACGGTTATAGTCCGTTTCTCGCCACCTAGTTGCAGCCGTTCCGGTTCACGGATTATCTGGCTGACAACCTTGGGGGAGACGTAATGCTGGAACGCACGTTGGATATACCGCTTCTGCTTTCCTTCCACCTGGTATTTGTAAAAAGCGGATCCGACAAGGGAGAATAAGGCGCCGTTTAGCAGGGTGACAAGGTTCATCCATTGTCCGTGCGTGAAAAGTTCGTACGACGCTGCGAATAGCGCCGCAGCCACGGACAATGAAAGCAGCGCGGCGATGAACCACGACGGTACAAGTATCACCGCCGAAGCGACGAGCGCCGCGCCAATAAAGGCTATCAATATAGTCCACACATAGGGGACGGTCCGCAAAAAGTCGCCGTTCAAGATGTTGTCAAGCGCGGCGGCGTGCACTTCCATGCCGGGGGAGACGGACGACAGCGGCGTCGGTTTCAAATCGAAAAGCCCTGCTGCGGTGTAGCCGACGATGACGTAAGCGCCCTTGAATTCATCTCCGGGGATAATAGGCTCGCCCCCGCCGGATTCCACCGTCCACGCTGAAATGACCTTTGCGGCGGAATATCGTTTGTATGTCCCGCGCGGGCCGTGATAGTTGATCCACATCCGCCCCTCGCCGTCCACCGGGATGGCAAGATCGCCCATGGCCAGCATCCCCCCGTAAAACATTCCTTCGGCGCCAATGGGGGCCACAGGGGCGGCGAAAAGGGCCGGGATGAGCGAACCGCCGAACTGGATGAAAGGCGCCGCCCGCCGGTACACCCCGTCGGCGTCAGGTTTGTACGACACCGATCCGATCCCCCTGGCGGCGTCCAGTATCGCCTGCAACGGGAGCGACACGCCGTTTTTAACAATGGCTTCCGGGGCCATGCCGGAAAGTTTTACGCCATACTTTTCCAGGTTTGCGGTGGTGGATGTTTCGTCGCTGCCGGTAAAGCTTGCCGCAAGATATGTGATCCCGGATTTTTTTATGGATTCTGCGAACGTAAATTCCTGATCCTCCCCGAAGGGGGAGATGTTGTTGAACAATATATCGAACACCACCGCTTTCGCCCCGTGTTTTGCGGCGAAATCAATGATCGGGGCGTACATCCCTCGCGGCCATGGGAAGGGGATGTTGTCCTTTTCGTAATGGTCTATGCTCGCCTGGTCCACTTCCACGAGGACGATCCTCCTGTCCGCCTTCTCCGGCCGGGCGGCAAGGCCGAACATGGCGTCCATGGCCTTGGAGCCGAAAGCCTCCACGATGGGCATTGCGGCCGTCAACGCGCAAAGCGCGGTTGAAGCGAGCGCCATGAACAGTATTACGGCGGTTTTTTTCATTCGTATCACAATCCGGCCAAGGTTGTGTCATCATATCAGAAACATAAAGCGGGGAAGGAGGGGCATGGGAGCCGCGTTTTCGGAGATGATGGAGCGGGTGCGCGCGTTCCACTTAAAGCACGATTTCGCCAACACCGGCGGCGAGGAGATGAAATACCGTATATGCCTTATGGCGGAGGAATTGGGAGAGATATCCGCCGCCGTCACAAAAGGCAAGTCCGGGGAGGAGCTTGCCGAGGAAATCGCCGACCTTCTGATCCTGGTGATGGGATGCGCCATCGCGATGGACTTTGACATGGAGGCGGAGTTTTACCGCAAAATGGAAAAGCTGATGAAACGCGAGGCAAAGTTCGTCAACGGCGTCATCAGGGTGACGGACCACCGATGAGAATATATTTCCTGTGCACCGACGCCACACAGCCATACGGCGGAGTGAAAAAGCTGTACCGCCACGTGGACATCCTTAACAAGAATGGGCTGGACGCCGTGATAATGCACGAGCGTCCGGGATTCCGCTGCGAATGGTTTGCAAACGAAACGCCGGTGACAAACGCCGCGGAAGCGCGGCTTGGCGGCGATGATTTTCTTGTGGCCCCGGAAATATACGGCCCGAAAATAGCCACGCTGGCGCGGGGGGTCCGCAAGGTTGTGTACAACCAGAACTGCTATTACACGTTCTGGAACCACTCGCTGGCAAAGGATGACATGCAGACGCCGTACACCGATCCGGAAGTTGTGGCCACGATGGTGGTGTCGGCCGATAGCCTCGATTACCTGGCATACGCATTTCCCCGCCACAAGGTTTTGAGGATAGTCCATTCGATAGACAGCACGGTATTCCGGCCGGATGGTGAAAAAAAGCCGCACATAGCCTTCATGCCGCGCAAGAACATTGCCGACGTGACGCAGGTGATAAACATTTTAAAATTCCGGGGGGCGCTGGATGGATTCGGCCTGGCCCAGATAGATGGAAAGAGCGAGGCGGAAGTGGCGGCGATTTTGCGGGAATCGGCTTTTTTCCTGAGCTTTGGATACCCGGAGGGATTTTCACTTCCTCCGGCGGAGGCGATGGCGTGCGGCTGTGTGGTGCTCGGCTTTCATGGAGGAGGCGCCAGGGAATTCATGCTGCCCGAATGCGCGTATCCGATACCCCAGGGGGATATTTCAGGTTTCGCCCGGACGGTGGAGGGGGTTCTGGGCGAATACCGGCGCGATCCTTCAAGTGTGTTGGCAAAAGGAAAGGCCGCGGCGGAGCTGATACATTCGAGGTACAACGAAGCGAATGAAGAGCGAAGCGTGCTTGAAGCCTGGGGGGACATCCTGAAAAGCGCGGCAGGCGGGGCATAGCCCGTCTGGCCGTGGTGATTTGACATAATCAAACCCTTCATGATATAAAACTAGTTTATTTTGAAGTTGGTGGAGCTTATCCAGCGGTGTTTTGCATGGGTTTGATTTTCCGTGCTTTCGCCGTGGCGGACGGGCCGGGTTTTCGGAAGGTATGAGCGAAGAGACAAAAGGGATAATTCTCGTCAAAGTCGCGCTCGTTTCCGAGGACGGGACGGACGAGAAATGGA
This region of Nitrospinota bacterium genomic DNA includes:
- a CDS encoding adenylate/guanylate cyclase domain-containing protein, with translation MKKTAVILFMALASTALCALTAAMPIVEAFGSKAMDAMFGLAARPEKADRRIVLVEVDQASIDHYEKDNIPFPWPRGMYAPIIDFAAKHGAKAVVFDILFNNISPFGEDQEFTFAESIKKSGITYLAASFTGSDETSTTANLEKYGVKLSGMAPEAIVKNGVSLPLQAILDAARGIGSVSYKPDADGVYRRAAPFIQFGGSLIPALFAAPVAPIGAEGMFYGGMLAMGDLAIPVDGEGRMWINYHGPRGTYKRYSAAKVISAWTVESGGGEPIIPGDEFKGAYVIVGYTAAGLFDLKPTPLSSVSPGMEVHAAALDNILNGDFLRTVPYVWTILIAFIGAALVASAVILVPSWFIAALLSLSVAAALFAASYELFTHGQWMNLVTLLNGALFSLVGSAFYKYQVEGKQKRYIQRAFQHYVSPKVVSQIIREPERLQLGGEKRTITVFFSDLVGFTTLSETLPPSGLVHMLNEYTTLMADTITLHDGTVDKYIGDAVMAFWGAPLDQENHAGLACISAIECLKKLDVFRAALTASGGPAVDMRVGLNTGECVVGNMGSKDRFDYTAIGDAVNQASRLEGLNKAYGTRILAAEPAFMAAGCAVFGRKIDFLKVKGKDIPTLVFEIMAKGGEETPEQMKLKELYESAFNAYLKRDWDTAEHIAKNLVNDFGDGPSRTMLERIAAYRVSPPPADWDGSFKHIAQMLIGVFFTPMSQSQEFSTLINIESGVKNTPDSVRFACFPFWATVRPDHGFLFLYN
- a CDS encoding nucleoside triphosphate pyrophosphohydrolase family protein, whose protein sequence is MGAAFSEMMERVRAFHLKHDFANTGGEEMKYRICLMAEELGEISAAVTKGKSGEELAEEIADLLILVMGCAIAMDFDMEAEFYRKMEKLMKREAKFVNGVIRVTDHR
- a CDS encoding glycosyltransferase family 4 protein, which gives rise to MRIYFLCTDATQPYGGVKKLYRHVDILNKNGLDAVIMHERPGFRCEWFANETPVTNAAEARLGGDDFLVAPEIYGPKIATLARGVRKVVYNQNCYYTFWNHSLAKDDMQTPYTDPEVVATMVVSADSLDYLAYAFPRHKVLRIVHSIDSTVFRPDGEKKPHIAFMPRKNIADVTQVINILKFRGALDGFGLAQIDGKSEAEVAAILRESAFFLSFGYPEGFSLPPAEAMACGCVVLGFHGGGAREFMLPECAYPIPQGDISGFARTVEGVLGEYRRDPSSVLAKGKAAAELIHSRYNEANEERSVLEAWGDILKSAAGGA